In a single window of the Salmo trutta chromosome 23, fSalTru1.1, whole genome shotgun sequence genome:
- the LOC115159635 gene encoding F-box only protein 15 → MAIGRGQLFRSFREGLLKNAPPTEGRGPTGKENSRLCEKITGFSPGTQSVEPPTLPQKKKRKKKAAKATVPCQPVVPLPRVPTKSIGHAGKPAECTPNHIERMPPEILLKILSYLDALSLFSIGFINKRFYEMAHNNGMWHKMYSAEYGHSMKWRPKRLDEVLDKLSTVVVQERPEGYWRRLYFRTMAGFNETKWRKELKDINPFTGLPSQTERILRSQRVTWEITVSDKWGLEGTFEQSRAYFSDSSVTVCWSSGRWPSFHQLSTLQLDGVKRQALSSPNINKPGWRSLMAKFDRDTISKSGQVIGRDQLVTLVLFSPSIVIGVWRGRWSIAFVMASFHYHRLVERSLLGTSMCPYSMPENKPPFDDADPDSGLHGYTLRIILHNTVTQIMAGHFSQLYCSKSQVHGGFIQLNVINRGSLSQHTPLSGRISLPWKCEALEGTVENCCMMSLTLMDEYQNPFWCVSTPVSMALNNKEPSNDYEGQHFLIKYQDAEGKVRMDLVWLEEQRQYFLINLVVFIATAKVNKHFGRAY, encoded by the exons atggctaTTGGCCGCGGACAACTTTTCCGCAGTTTCAGAGAGGGTTTGTTGAAGAATGCCCCTCCAACAGAGGGTCGAGGACCGACAGGCAAAGAGAATAGCAGACTCTGCGAGAAAATTACAGGATTTTCCCCGGGCACTCAAAG tgtggaaccaccaacactGCCACAAAAGAAGAAGAGGAAAAAGAAGGCGGCAAAGGCTACTGTACCCTGTCAGCCAGTTGTACCACTGCCAAGGGTACCTACAAAGTCTATTGGACATGCTGGCAAGCCAGCTGAGTGCACTCCGAATCACATAGAGAG GATGCCACCGGAGATCCTTCTGAAGATCCTGTCGTACCTGgatgccctctctctcttctccatcggCTTCATCAACAAGCGATTCTATGAGATGGCCCACAACAA TGGAATGTGGCACAAGATGTATTCTGCAGAGTATGGACACAGTATGAAGTGGAGGCCCAAGCGTTTGGACGAG GTGCTGGATAAGCTGAGTACGGTGGTGGTTCAGGAGAGACCAGAGGGCTACTGGAGAAGACTGTACTTCAGGACCATGGCTGGCTTCAATGAGACCAAGTGGAGGAAGGAGTTGAAAGACATCAACCCTTTCACAGGCTTGCCCAGTCAGACTGAAAGAATCCTCAG GAGCCAGCGTGTGACCTGGGAGATCACAGTGTCTGACAAGTGGGGGTTGGAGGGGACGTTTGAGCAGAGCCGTGCCTACTTCTCTGACTCGTCCGTGACGGTGTGCTGGAGCAGCGGCCGCTGGCCCTCCTTCCACCAGCTCTCTACCTTACAGCTAGATGGTGTCAAAAGACAAGCTCTCAGCTCCCCTAACATCAATAA gCCTGGCTGGCGGTCTCTGATGGCTAAGTTTGACAGGGACACCATCTCTAAGAGTGGCCAGGTCATCGGTAGAGACCAACTAGTCACCCTGGTACTCTTTTCGCCAAGCATCGTCATTGGCGTCTGGAGG GGCCGGTGGTCCATTGCCTTTGTGATGGCCAGCTTCCACTACCACAGGCTGGTGGAGAGGAGTCTCCTGGGCACCTCGATGTG cCCCTATTCCATGCCAGAGAACAAGCCTCCTTTCGACGACGCAGACCCTGACTCCGGCCTCCATGGCTACACGCTCCGCATTATACTACACAACACTGTGACCCAGATCATGGCCGGCCACTTCTCTCAACTCTACTGTAGCAAAA GTCAGGTCCATGGTGGTTTCATCCAGCTGAATGTCATCAACAGGGGAAGCCTGTCCCAGCACACCCCTCTCTCTGGCAGGATCAGCCTGCCCTGGAAGTGTGAGGCTCTAGAGGGCACCGTGGAG aacTGCTGCATGATGAGCCTGACCCTGATGGATGAGTACCAGAACCCCTTCTGGTGTGTCAGCACACCCGTGTCTATGGCGTTGAACAATAAGGAGCCGTCCAATGACTACGAGGGTCAGCACTTCCTGATCAAGTACCAGGATGCAGAAGGCAAG GTGAGGATGGACCTTGTGTGGCTGGAAGAGCAGAGACAGTACTTCCTCATCAATCTGGTAGTCTTCATCGCCACGGCCAAAGTCAACAAGCACTTTGGGAGAGCCTACTGA